The DNA region ATCAAGGTTTGATTGGATGACCACCGGAATTTTGTCGCCAGGAACTGCGGAATGACAAAAGCGCCTAGCATGGCATTCACCATGGTCAGGATACTTATCATGATTAGGTTAAGGGTGCTCATATGTAGTTCTGTCTTGGAGAATAAAATTGCCGTAGAGTTTATCGTGGTAATGGAATCGCTAATAATAAACCACGCAACAAGGAAGATCATTACATCCTTCAATAGCTTGGCGTGTTTGAACGATTCGAAAAGCGACAGCCAACCATATGAAAGGTACGTTTTCCAACTTAGCGTTCCCGTACGTCTTTGCTCATCATAATACGAACTATGGGTAGATGCTACAGTGGACCCGTCCCCTGTAGCTGGTATCGTTACATCATCAATCAACCAGATCATGGGTAATTGCCACACAAACCACCAAAGCcccaagaaaagaatagcGATTTGAATGTCTTGCTTAGTGCCCTTTTTCAATGAGACCAAAAACATGGACACAATCTGAACAATCAATGCACTTGAATAACCTAGCGAAGCACCTCTACCGCTGATCAGCGTTGTAAGTGAATCCACATCATCAGGTTCATAAACTCCTTGACTTTGACTTTTCAATGAATCCTTGACAAATGTGGGTAAAAGGGAATTTCCCACCACATTAATAACACCAAAACAACCATTAGCTATAATATAAAGCCCAGCTAGAGAATACACTTGGGTGTCattcaattttgaaatggcAATAGTAGCAAATGCACCTATTATACTAAACCAAACCAGAACTCTGCCCTTGAATTTAACGCTTCCCCAAAGATCTACTATCCCTGAAACAGATATCACAATAAGAGTTTGGAACAAAACACTAATGGAAAACACATACAAAGCAAAACTCGAGGTATCCACAAATATCCTATTGTTAAATAGGCCGAGAACACACTTATCTGAATCACTTCCATTTTCAGCCAGACAAGGTATGGCATGGTCGCGCACCTTTACACCGTTAATACTGGCAAATTGTTGCAGTAACAAGGGAATATAGGTCGAAACCGCAGAAACCACAAACGGCTCACTAGAAAACGAATACAAGTACCATCCCTTGATGTTGttttgggttttttttattatacgGTTGGTCTCCGGTTCATTCATATCATGTATACTTCCATAGCTCATATCcaaagtggaaaaaaagagtatgGATGAGCGCTTTCTTATAGGTGAGGGAAACTGCAGATAAATCACCACGGTTTGATAcctttccttttgtttaCACTATGCATCTACCAAAAGTTGAGGTATTTTCGTTTAGGGTAAAGGAACccttttgagaaatttaTTCTGATCATTTCTCAAATCGTTAAGCACCACGAGCGGCGCTACCACAACAAACAATACATTATCGAAATATCCAAACCACGATGAATTAAGATATCGCAGAGCCAAAAATCCCATGTTAGATgacaataaaaagaatttaacaatataaaagaagagaaaaagaagattatACATGATACTCTTATATATGGTTGATTATTTATTGACCAAATAAGTGGTTTCATAGCTTCTTCCCAATTATTAGGTttctattaaaaaaaaaaaaaaaaaaggtggTTTAAAGAATTGCTGAAGGAGAGAAGAACATTTTCATATCTCATGATGGTAGCCACttaaagaagcagaagaaatGGGGTCGGAAGAGGCTggtatttttatatttcaaaaaaaaaacaaaaaaaaacaaaaaaaagataatataTATCTTGATGTTTATGATAATAATGTAcaatgaattcaaaacGTGAAGACCGTTCaaagtttttatttttatttttctttctataTTAAACTGGTGgaacaaaattaaaaaaatggatgttttaaaaaaaaaaacagctcAGCTGGAGGAATAATTaacttttgattttttcaattttataggtttttcaattttttttgtataaaATGCAATGAatccattattttttggcATGTGGGTAGAGCCTCTATAAAGAGGATTCAGGTTCACTGGCGGCAGCTGGGACCGGTTCCTCGTtggtttcttgttcttgagGAACGGATTCAGTGATTGGttcctcttcttgttgAGGGGCAGTTGGCAAAGATATCATGAACTCGTCTAAAGCGTCGCCGACTAGctctttttcaatgttgACTTCAGTTTCAACAGTTTCTGGCAACCAGTTTGACCAATTCTTGGAGCGAACGAAATATTTGTCTAAAGGAGATGGTTCTTCCACTTCCTCAGTTTCAGCGACAGTGTCAGTTTCCTTGGTGACCAAAGAACCTTCGGCAACATTGACGGTTGCAGATTCGTTAGCGACGATTTCTCTCAATGCAGCTAAGACCAAGTTAGCGTCACCGCCGAAGGACATATTGACAACTCTATAAAATTTAGAGATCAAAGACAACGGAGCAAACCCATCCTTTGATAGCTTAGATCTTAAATAGTTATCGACGGTCAAGTTTTCTTCACTGAAGTAGTATTCGATTTGTCTAGCAATGTTGTTGATGGCCATTAGAACCGGTTGGACTGGATAAAACTGTTGTTGTAATTTCACCATAGGTTGTTGAGAGTGGTGTTGGTTGTGATGGAAGTGGTTGTGGTACTTTGAACGGTTGTTGTTGGTAGGGCGGGGGTTGTGGCCTTGGTAAGGCTTGAACTGTGGAGGGAACCCTTGGTTCTGAGGCATACCGGTGTTACTACTGTTATGaaactttcttctttgagGCCCGTTGCTATTGTGGTGATGGCTATGGTGGTGACTACGGTGGTGAGGtggctgttgctgttgtgtAGATTGGTCATTTTCTTGAGGGGCAGTGTCCTTTGACTCTTCTTCAGTGGCGGGTTCGGAGCCATCATTTTTCAcctgttgctgttgttgcttcTTAACATTGTGTTGGTGatgcttctttttcctgttGGCGGTGCTCGACGATGTCGACGATGATGCAttcttattgtttttgcttttgttgttgttgctgccGTTATTACCACCGTTCTTAGAACCGGATCTCTTAGTACCAGAAACAGTAATGGAGGCCTTGATTGGAACCCACTTGGTGGCAGTAGATGACTTTGGAGTAGGTGtcctgttcttcttctttcttgtcgCATCCAAGTCTTCTATGGAAATCGAGGAAACAGGGACATCGGCTGGGGAAAGCTTCCATGGGGAGGAAGTGGGCAAAGGTGCCGGTGTCAAGTTGACTTGTTTGCTCTTGGCACTCTCCTGTTCTTGTACTTCTGGGACTGGAGCGGTAACAGTATTGGCAGCGGCGGTTTCAGCAGACATCGTGGGCAGTAAGTGAGATGGGAGGCGTGGGGGGAGCAAACACGTTAGCAGGTCCGAAGTAATCCTGATGATCTATTAACGATTTAGCACCTCAAAAGCTATCCATAAAACCGAAAAAGAGATGAGGAAAGGTTTACACttgattcttttctctcttgtCCTaccaaaagtgaaaaatttttcagtgcGTGGGTACACCCGTACacccttttcaaaaaaattttgcgATGAGCATCCCTCAAAATCCGTATTATCCGTCAGTATTCGAGGCCAACAGAAGAGCATATAAGGATGGAGATGCGGCAGCCAGTGAGGGCGTTGGGCATGATCGAAAGCCAAGACCCACCAATTCGAGATGGTGAGTGATAGTTGTAATAACAGCGGTGACAGTGGCGCCCATTACGAAAGGCGGAATGGCAGTGGTGCAGGTCACCGTAACCGTCCCAGAAGCGGTCATAACGGTGCTTTAGTAACGAGACTGGGTAGTGGGACGCTGCCCGTCAGGGGGCTGATAAATGACAAGACGGGAACCAGCAAGGTCAAAGGCTGCGTGGAAGCGTTTATGGGCGCCAGGGCCCAATTGAACACACCTTGGGACCGTGCCGGGTGCAACTGGCTAGACGGAGTGGCTTACTATGCCCAATTGAGGAAAACTGCGTTCTCGAAGGAGCTGGATCTGCTCAGGGCGCCTATGATTGATGCGTACTTGGCGGATATGAGGCAAAAGTTCGACGCTTCATATAAACAGTCCAGGGCGGCCCTGGAGGCCAAAGTAGCACAGCTGGAAATGGACTGGTATGCAGTGCACGGTGATGTGCATGCGAAACTGGAAACGCTATTGGAAGACCGTCGGGTTTTGAAACGGATAAGCGACACGATTGCGCCCAccaggaagaagaagtcgCTGCGGCTGCCCGCACTGACTAAAGAGGATCGTGCCATCAGTACCTGTCCACAGACCAAGGGCATGAAGGACACGATCTGGTTCGAAGCGatccagaagaaaatgctggCAATGGACGGTACAATCAAGCTTCTGGAGACGGAACAAAAAATGCTGGCGGACGAGAGGAGCTGCGTCAGGAAGAATTTTTGGCCCGCGGTGGAAGCGTACCCTGGTTCAAATGAGTTTGCgtatttggaaaaatgcATCAGACTGATGGCCTCCCAGAAGGTTGTATGCTTTTGCCTGGACATCGAGGCCTTCGAGGCCAACCAGCGGGTGGTCACTGAAATCGGGATTTCCATTTACGACCCCAGAGAGAACATGGTGCCGTCAATGGTGCCGATCACGAAGAACTACCATTTGATCATTGAGGAGTCGCTAGAACTgagaaaccaaaaatggGTATGCGATTACAAAGATTGCTATCTGCTGGGCGAAAGCTACGTCCTGAAGCTGAAGGAGTGTGTCCAGTTCATCCAGTCGTTAATCAACTACTACCTGGTCCCGGTGACCGATGAGGACAAAACGTGGTCGAGGGCCTTTGTCGGGCACCACGTGAGCGGCGATCTCAAGTGGCTGGAGACCATTGGTGTCAAGTTCCCTGGGAGARGGTACGAAGGTCGACTAGACCACACGCTATTTCTGGCAGACCACCCCGGCGACATGGACGTGTTCGTCTTGGACACTGAGCAGTTCTACAGGAAGTCGTACGGCGAAAAGGGGAGCAGTCTGGGAAAGATCCTGCGGTTGTTCGAGATACCGCATGCGTTCCTGCACAATGCCGGCAACGATGCGTACTACACCCTGTATTTGTTCATGAAGTTCTGCGATATCAACTTCAGGAGAATCAGCGGGATGGACGATGTTCTCAAGGTGATGGCCCAGGTCAAAGTCTGGGGCGAAAGAGACCTGCGGGAGCCCAAAGTTGTGCCCATGTCTTATGCCATCTCCATCGACGAGGCATCCAAGAACTGGGGGCACCGCAAGGGCGTTAAGAACAGCAGGAAAGACAGAGTCTGCCAGACGGAATTCGGCGGGTTGACCTACTTCGGGACAGGCAAAGATGCTTTTTCAAGCACGTTGTCGACATTCtaaatatattcattgatctttttttttttctttctgtaGATACATACGTacgtatatgtatatatacatatatatattcaagGGGAAAGCTcgcatttcttttcttagtttGCCAGGATAGGTTCCAAGAGTTCTTCCAATTCGCCGGTTTCACGCAACTCTTGCAAGTCGTCGTTCCCCCCAATATGCTTACCGTTGATGTAGATGTTTGGCACGGTTCTTTGGCCGTTGAGCTGGTACAAGGCTGCCTGGATATCCACGCCGTCCTTCATCTCGTTCAGCTGCAGGACCAGCACTTTGGACTTTGGCACGTTCAATTTCTGGAACAGAGTGTTTAACGCTGCGTGGCAGTATGGACAGTACGTCTTGGACGCAACGAAAATTTCCTTCTCGGCAATAAGTTCCTTGACGTGATCGATAGTTTCTTGGGATACCATTATTCTAGCTAtgtgtgtatgtgtgtgtgtgtacGAATGCTCGTATAACTGTCAATTGCCCTATTTATTCCACGCTACTCCTTATTTTCCCACCCATCTTAAATACTTCTGCACTGGATATCTCCTACGCAAAATTTCCCATCACGTGAACCTGGTATTCTGCAACAAGACGAGAAACCCGAGGCGCAAGGGGGTAGCACACAAGACAAGACGCACCGTGATATGCTGCAGCTGTCACTCGACGTGCAGCTGATCCAACCTGTGCAGCAATGGCACTCTACTTAGCTGATGAGCACCTTTTATAGCCTTCACTTGGGCCTATTTGGCACTTCCGTTGGTAGCGATAAAAATTAGTAGTGGTTTATCGACCATTTATGGTATATCAGCAATCTTTGAGTAGGTGAAAGGGAGGTCGTGGGAGGTTGATAAGGCGTGGAGGCAGGCAGAACACGCAGCATGGGGTTTCTTACGGATCATCCACACACCGCAATTACCGAGACGATCTTTCGGATCGTCTCTTCAAGAGACTACACGCTGGAGGTGGAGCTAGCACCCTTGATCCAGCTGATCAAGGCTGACCACAACGACTACAACTACACTATCAACCAGGAGGAGGCTGCTCGGGCGCTCAGAAAGAAGATCAAGTATGGAAACCGGCTACAACAGTCCAGGACGCTGGACCTCCTGGACCTGTTTATTTCGCAGGGTGTCAAGTTCACCGTGATGTACAACGATGACAAGCTGCTGCAGAGGCTGCAGGGCATGGCAACAAACTCCGAAACCAGCGGGTCCGGAGAAAAGTACGAATCTCGGATCATCAAGAAGTGTGCCGGCTATGTTGTTGCGTGGGCGAACTACATTGTGCAGAATGGTCTGGAGCGTGCCAGAGCCTATGCGGGTCTTTACCAAATGGGCCTGTTGGTCAAGCAGAAGTACTCAAAAACCAGCCGTTCCAGCCGTCGTAGTGGGCGTTCCGGTGGCCGCTCAAACTTCATGGATGATAGTGCCGACGACACTTTGTACCAGTCCGGATCACTAACCAGTGCCGATAGGCTGTATAGGATTCCGCAGATCAACATGAACAAGGAGGCACCCAGGATCAGGCTCATCATCAGTGATGCTCTCGCGTCTGCTGTCTCCTTGCAAAACTCGCTGATCGGGTTGCCCAAGGCTAAGTGCTCCACGGACGACGAAGAGGCTACGTCCAAGTTCATCCAGGCCAGGGCCATCAGGAGGAAAGTTCTTAGATACCTGCAACTGGTCACCGAGGGCGAGTTTCTTGGTAGTTTGATTCATGCCAACGATGAGTTGGTTGCTGCTTTGACTGCATATGACGAGAGAAGTGCTCAGGATGACGCCGCCGACGAGGATGACCATGACTCGTACAACGATGACGTTTACGATGAAAACGAGCAGGACAACAGCAGGTACATCGACAGCGACTCCTCGGAGGAGGAGAGCCTATCCTCGTGTCAGCCCTCCAGCGCCTCAAACCCATTCGGCGATCATAATAAGATTTAAGCAAGTATGTACCGCTACATACCTATATAGATATACTAAAAACCTCTATAGCTTATTTATTCCTTCTTGAAGTTTAGAGAAGCACTGTTGACACAGTGTCTGGAATCCTTGGGCAAGTTCAACAGTTGCTTCCACCCTTCACCCTCAAATACGTGCCCCAGGTGTCCACCGCACTTCCCACAGCATATCTCCACCCTTGCAGGCATCAGGGACTCGTCACGGTGGTACGTGATGGCCCCAGGGGAGACCTCTTCATAGAAAGCTGGCCAACCACAACGAGCGTCGAACTTGGCGTTACTCGAGTATAGCGGCGTGTCGCAGTTGGCACAGTGGTAGACCCCAG from Saccharomyces eubayanus strain FM1318 chromosome III, whole genome shotgun sequence includes:
- the MXR2 gene encoding peptide-methionine (R)-S-oxide reductase, with amino-acid sequence MSPIVVEIRERKNIKEMNKLIRFHAPKLRRTFPDRRSIALARYWHTSKKMSSESSDMKWNDGLTPLQLMVLKDKATERPNTGAYLHTKDTGVYHCANCDTPLYSSNAKFDARCGWPAFYEEVSPGAITYHRDESLMPARVEICCGKCGGHLGHVFEGEGWKQLLNLPKDSRHCVNSASLNFKKE
- the GRX1 gene encoding dithiol glutaredoxin GRX1, which produces MVSQETIDHVKELIAEKEIFVASKTYCPYCHAALNTLFQKLNVPKSKVLVLQLNEMKDGVDIQAALYQLNGQRTVPNIYINGKHIGGNDDLQELRETGELEELLEPILAN
- the SRO9 gene encoding Sro9p, with product MSAETAAANTVTAPVPEVQEQESAKSKQVNLTPAPLPTSSPWKLSPADVPVSSISIEDLDATRKKKNRTPTPKSSTATKWVPIKASITVSGTKRSGSKNGGNNGSNNNKSKNNKNASSSTSSSTANRKKKHHQHNVKKQQQQQVKNDGSEPATEEESKDTAPQENDQSTQQQQPPHHRSHHHSHHHNSNGPQRRKFHNSSNTGMPQNQGFPPQFKPYQGHNPRPTNNNRSKYHNHFHHNQHHSQQPMVKLQQQFYPVQPVLMAINNIARQIEYYFSEENLTVDNYLRSKLSKDGFAPLSLISKFYRVVNMSFGGDANLVLAALREIVANESATVNVAEGSLVTKETDTVAETEEVEEPSPLDKYFVRSKNWSNWLPETVETEVNIEKELVGDALDEFMISLPTAPQQEEEPITESVPQEQETNEEPVPAAASEPESSL
- the ATG22 gene encoding Atg22p, whose product is MSYGSIHDMNEPETNRIIKKTQNNIKGWYLYSFSSEPFVVSAVSTYIPLLLQQFASINGVKVRDHAIPCLAENGSDSDKCVLGLFNNRIFVDTSSFALYVFSISVLFQTLIVISVSGIVDLWGSVKFKGRVLVWFSIIGAFATIAISKLNDTQVYSLAGLYIIANGCFGVINVVGNSLLPTFVKDSLKSQSQGVYEPDDVDSLTTLISGRGASLGYSSALIVQIVSMFLVSLKKGTKQDIQIAILFLGLWWFVWQLPMIWLIDDVTIPATGDGSTVASTHSSYYDEQRRTGTLSWKTYLSYGWLSLFESFKHAKLLKDVMIFLVAWFIISDSITTINSTAILFSKTELHMSTLNLIMISILTMVNAMLGAFVIPQFLATKFRWSSNQTLMYIIIWASFIPFYGILGFFFDAFGLKHKFEMFLLAIWYGLSLGGLSAVSRSVFSLIVPPGKESTFFSMFSITDKGSSILGPFIVGLLTDRTHNIRYSFYFFFFLLILSLPVLNCLDVKRGRREAEQLSQISPETERRLD
- the LSB5 gene encoding Lsb5p; this translates as MGFLTDHPHTAITETIFRIVSSRDYTLEVELAPLIQLIKADHNDYNYTINQEEAARALRKKIKYGNRLQQSRTLDLLDLFISQGVKFTVMYNDDKLLQRLQGMATNSETSGSGEKYESRIIKKCAGYVVAWANYIVQNGLERARAYAGLYQMGLLVKQKYSKTSRSSRRSGRSGGRSNFMDDSADDTLYQSGSLTSADRLYRIPQINMNKEAPRIRLIISDALASAVSLQNSLIGLPKAKCSTDDEEATSKFIQARAIRRKVLRYLQLVTEGEFLGSLIHANDELVAALTAYDERSAQDDAADEDDHDSYNDDVYDENEQDNSRYIDSDSSEEESLSSCQPSSASNPFGDHNKI